In the Malaclemys terrapin pileata isolate rMalTer1 chromosome 12, rMalTer1.hap1, whole genome shotgun sequence genome, one interval contains:
- the LOC128846722 gene encoding histamine H2 receptor-like, producing the protein MLGNSSSPNCTLSSPPLLGEICKLFVMVLLIVAIILGNVVSLLVFLQARQFRTSQGYLKVSLALADLAVGLIVVPYSVYREASSLASGMGQESSNCSIPSLPCFITGPIFAGCTFVSITTIFLLSVERSVAVLKPLHKRVVITKRRTVWLILLSWFMSFLLAVVPMISSPDITLQYNPCSKMCTYTFPAGNLPGSPWNIMLLFPVFDLSLLGGTFVINFITFAAIHQYCKARGQLGSEAQHGSRPSFSDITAAKTIGIVTFAFSASFGPIAVFVVGSVLGYQWCEFSFYAFWILTSNSCWNVAIYSAWDPKFRQGVRELFSRPVLNSASQRPSRSTEGDSSAPACVAVFKEIFRPENA; encoded by the coding sequence ATGTTGGGTAACAGCAGCAGCCCCAATTGCACTCTGTCCAGCCCACCTCTTCTGGGGGAGATCTGCAAGCTCTTCGTCATGGTCCTGCTGATCGTTGCCATCATCCTGGGCAATGTGGTGAGCCTCCTGGTCTTCCTGCAAGCCAGGCAATTCAGGACCTCTCAGGGCTACCTGAAAGTCTCCTTGGCCCTGGCTGACCTGGCTGTGGGGCTCATTGTGGTGCCCTACTCCGTATACAGGGAGGCGAGCAGTCTAGCCTCTGGCatggggcaggaaagcagcaaTTGCTCTATCCCGTCCTTGCCCTGCTTCATCACTGGACCCATCTTTGCTGGCTGCACCTTTGTCTCCATCACAACCATCTTCCTGCTGTCGGTGGAGAGGAGCGTGGCGgtgctgaagcccctgcacaAGAGGGTGGTGATCACCAAGCGGCGGACGGTCTGGCTCATCCTGCTCTCGTGGTTCATGAGCTTCTTGTTGGCAGTGGTGCCTATGATCTCTAGCCCAGACATCACCTTGCAGTATAACCCCTGCAGCAAGATGTGCACCTACACCTTCCCAGCAGGCAATCTCCCCGGCTCCCCCTGGAACATCATGCTGCTCTTCCCAGTCTTCGACTTATCCTTGCTGGGGGGCACCTTTGTCATCAACTTCATCACCTTTGCCGCCATCCACCAGTACTGCAAGGCCCGCGGGCAGCTGGGCAGTGAGGCACAGCACGGCAGCCGCCCCTCCTTCTCCGACATCACTGCAGCCAAGACCATTGGCATCGTGACCTTTGCCTTCTCGGCCTCCTTCGGCCCTATCGCCGTCTTCGTGGTGGGCTCTGTGCTGGGCTACCAGTGGTGTGAGTTCTCCTTCTACGCCTTCTGGATTCTGACCTCCAATAGCTGCTGGAACGTGGCCATCTACAGTGCCTGGGACCCCAAGTTCCGGCAAGGAGTCAGGGAGCTGTTCAGCAGGCCGGTGCTGAACTCTGCTTCCCAGCGCCCCAGCCGCTCCACAGAAGGggacagctctgctccagcctgtGTGGCTGTTTTCAAGGAGATATTTCGTCCAGAGAATGCCTGA